In Candidatus Nitronauta litoralis, one DNA window encodes the following:
- a CDS encoding response regulator: MAISVFNFIYFPAIYKNQAIKNLENHVRNTANLLALSTATSLELIELESIGVAIDLAKEDPRLAYLGIFNSKNKPIAEFSPGNEKPDIKNLLQKLGTVNDGNFIFYSTPIEYKSHYHGRILLGYSLEKLSESLLNYQLKTFYITLFIFALGLMVSIIFCNNNTKPLVQLAQATDEISKGNLEVTLPKIKSHDEIGTLAQSFNTMVRNLQQSIEEREKTQLELEKARKLAESSSKAKSVFLANMSHEIRTPMNAILGYSQLLLMNRNLDKKSLEPINVINSSANNLLELINDILDISKIEAGQLELHKVDFDLKELLNGLSMMFKIRCQEKKIEWNIKGVEGTGLMVNGDEGKIRQVLTNLLGNAVKFTDSGEISLTLENLGKNRYRFEVTDTGQGIPQEAQEEIFKPFRQDREGIKKGGTGLGLAISKKQLEMMNSPLLLKSIVGKGSEFSFALTLPPATKRVPARQKRFDGFMRLPEDLKITALVVDDILANRSLLSQMLQKTGAEVIEAENGEQALDQVKKTKPDIIYLDIRMPVMGGEEFMKEAINIFGPDHLKIVVVSASVLEHERERYRKLGCNNIIKKPFRYGAIVESLTKVLGINLEPVQESNKTKFSKQNSSSSVNGDSHSPFTGSIPNSIHTRLLEIARSRNITKLKKVLPELKDLGSEYKPLHDQLMKLARSYDTEAILSLLEKTAKH; encoded by the coding sequence ATGGCCATCTCCGTTTTCAACTTTATCTATTTCCCGGCCATTTATAAAAACCAGGCGATAAAAAACCTGGAGAACCACGTCCGAAATACAGCAAATTTGTTAGCGCTTTCCACCGCCACCAGCCTGGAGTTAATCGAACTGGAAAGTATAGGCGTTGCAATCGACCTCGCAAAAGAAGATCCCCGTCTTGCTTACCTCGGAATATTTAATTCTAAAAATAAACCAATCGCTGAATTCAGCCCTGGAAATGAAAAACCCGATATCAAAAACCTTTTACAAAAACTGGGAACAGTTAATGATGGGAATTTCATTTTTTACTCCACGCCTATTGAATATAAAAGCCATTACCATGGACGAATTTTACTGGGTTACTCACTCGAAAAACTATCTGAAAGCCTTTTAAACTACCAGCTCAAAACTTTTTACATCACTTTATTTATTTTTGCATTGGGATTGATGGTTTCAATTATTTTTTGTAACAACAACACAAAACCTCTCGTCCAGTTGGCGCAAGCGACGGATGAAATTTCAAAAGGCAATCTGGAGGTCACCCTGCCTAAGATTAAATCCCATGATGAAATCGGCACCTTGGCGCAAAGCTTCAATACCATGGTAAGGAATCTCCAGCAATCTATTGAAGAACGGGAAAAGACGCAGTTGGAACTGGAAAAAGCTCGAAAACTTGCGGAATCTTCCAGCAAAGCTAAAAGTGTCTTTCTAGCCAATATGAGCCATGAAATAAGGACACCGATGAATGCGATTCTGGGTTACTCACAACTCTTATTAATGAATAGGAATCTCGACAAGAAATCTCTTGAACCCATAAATGTTATCAATAGCAGTGCCAACAACCTACTTGAATTAATCAACGATATTCTCGATATTTCTAAAATTGAAGCTGGCCAATTGGAACTCCACAAAGTCGACTTTGACCTCAAGGAATTATTAAATGGGTTGTCCATGATGTTCAAAATTCGCTGCCAGGAAAAGAAAATTGAGTGGAATATTAAGGGAGTAGAGGGGACGGGTTTAATGGTCAATGGGGATGAAGGAAAAATACGTCAGGTCCTTACCAATCTCCTGGGCAATGCAGTCAAATTCACAGATTCCGGGGAAATATCCTTAACTCTGGAAAATCTGGGAAAAAACCGGTATCGGTTTGAAGTCACAGACACGGGCCAGGGGATTCCACAAGAAGCTCAGGAGGAGATATTCAAACCCTTCCGACAGGACCGCGAAGGCATTAAAAAAGGAGGGACAGGCCTCGGACTTGCTATATCGAAAAAGCAACTTGAAATGATGAACAGTCCACTTTTATTAAAATCAATTGTGGGCAAAGGCAGTGAATTTTCTTTTGCCCTCACTTTGCCTCCAGCCACAAAAAGAGTTCCCGCCAGACAAAAAAGATTCGATGGGTTTATGCGATTACCGGAAGATTTAAAAATTACAGCTCTGGTTGTCGACGATATTCTGGCTAACCGAAGCCTACTTTCACAAATGCTTCAAAAAACTGGTGCAGAGGTAATAGAAGCAGAAAACGGGGAACAGGCGCTGGACCAGGTTAAAAAAACTAAACCGGACATCATTTACCTGGACATAAGAATGCCCGTCATGGGTGGGGAAGAATTCATGAAAGAAGCTATTAATATTTTCGGCCCGGATCATTTGAAGATCGTGGTTGTTTCAGCTTCTGTCCTGGAGCATGAAAGAGAGCGTTACCGAAAACTGGGGTGCAATAATATAATTAAAAAACCGTTCCGGTACGGCGCAATCGTGGAAAGCTTGACTAAAGTTCTGGGGATAAACTTAGAACCAGTGCAGGAGAGTAACAAAACTAAATTTTCGAAGCAAAACTCATCTTCCAGTGTCAATGGTGACTCCCATTCTCCATTCACCGGCTCCATTCCAAATAGTATTCACACCCGATTACTGGAAATCGCACGCTCTCGAAATATCACTAAATTAAAAAAGGTTCTTCCCGAACTGAAAGACCTGGGAAGCGAATACAAACCCTTACATGACCAACTTATGAAACTTGCGAGGAGCTACGACACAGAAGCCATTCTATCCTTGCTTGAAAAAACGGCAAAACATTGA
- a CDS encoding two-component system response regulator: protein MDVKAPGKILIVDDTPANLGVLGNTLESEGYEISTAPSGEIALEIANSFSPELIFLDIMMPGMDGFQTCEALKNSLETQDIPVIFMSALNDVDSICKGFDHGGLDYIAKPFRREEVLSRAKTHIQLYKLINERKNYTRTLEDTVKKRTKELHDTRLEVINCLGRAGEFRDNETGMHVVRMSHFARLLGETIGLSEEKSSLLFHASPMHDIGKIGIPDNVLLKPGKLNEEEWEIMKSHVTIGATILSRDDSPLMKTAKIVALHHHEKWDGSGYPNNLKGEAISLEGRIIAICDVFDALTSKRSYKDPWPINKTMELIESSSGKHFEPALVNRFKKIVPEVLKIKEEFADV, encoded by the coding sequence ATGGATGTAAAAGCCCCAGGTAAAATTCTGATAGTGGACGATACTCCCGCGAACCTGGGGGTACTGGGAAATACTCTGGAGTCAGAAGGTTATGAAATTTCAACCGCTCCCAGCGGAGAAATTGCTCTTGAAATAGCAAACAGTTTTTCACCTGAACTTATATTTCTGGACATTATGATGCCGGGAATGGACGGCTTTCAAACCTGTGAAGCGCTTAAAAACAGTCTGGAAACGCAAGATATCCCTGTAATATTCATGTCCGCTTTAAATGATGTCGATAGCATCTGCAAAGGATTTGATCATGGTGGTCTTGATTACATAGCCAAACCCTTTCGAAGGGAAGAGGTGCTATCCAGAGCAAAAACCCATATACAGCTTTACAAATTAATCAATGAACGAAAAAATTACACCAGGACTCTTGAAGACACCGTAAAAAAAAGAACCAAGGAGCTTCATGACACCAGACTGGAAGTGATCAACTGTCTTGGCAGGGCAGGAGAGTTTCGAGACAATGAAACCGGAATGCATGTGGTGCGCATGAGCCACTTCGCAAGATTGCTAGGCGAAACGATTGGACTGTCAGAGGAAAAAAGCAGCCTGCTATTCCATGCCAGCCCCATGCATGACATTGGAAAAATAGGAATCCCGGACAATGTCCTGCTTAAACCAGGAAAACTTAATGAAGAAGAGTGGGAAATCATGAAATCCCACGTAACGATTGGGGCAACAATCCTGTCCAGGGATGATTCCCCTTTGATGAAAACGGCAAAAATCGTTGCTCTCCATCACCATGAAAAATGGGACGGCTCGGGTTACCCGAATAACCTAAAAGGAGAAGCCATTTCTCTTGAAGGCAGGATCATTGCTATCTGCGATGTGTTTGACGCTTTGACATCCAAAAGATCTTACAAAGATCCCTGGCCAATCAACAAGACAATGGAATTGATTGAAAGTTCCAGTGGAAAACATTTTGAACCCGCGCTCGTCAATCGATTCAAAAAGATTGTTCCGGAAGTGTTAAAAATCAAAGAAGAATTCGCAGACGTCTGA
- a CDS encoding DUF4399 domain-containing protein, with product MKKKCIYTLLIFYTFLGIVQSQAQERKVTIIKPLNGDTVGAPVEVCIKVEGLELEPAKMGVNEGKGHHHILFSSLPKDLSKPLGKQEVIHMGSGVACHTLNLAPGTHSLLALFAYGNHVPYNPPISDKILISVHE from the coding sequence ATGAAAAAGAAGTGCATTTATACACTTTTAATATTCTACACTTTTCTGGGTATCGTCCAATCGCAGGCTCAGGAAAGAAAGGTGACTATTATCAAACCTTTAAACGGGGACACGGTTGGGGCACCCGTTGAAGTTTGCATTAAAGTCGAAGGTCTGGAATTAGAACCCGCGAAAATGGGAGTCAACGAAGGGAAAGGCCACCATCATATTCTTTTTTCTTCTTTACCCAAAGACCTGAGCAAACCACTGGGGAAACAAGAAGTGATCCATATGGGTAGCGGAGTTGCTTGCCACACCTTAAACCTCGCGCCAGGAACCCATTCCTTACTGGCCCTCTTTGCCTATGGCAACCACGTTCCTTACAACCCGCCTATTTCAGACAAAATCTTGATTTCCGTGCACGAATAA
- a CDS encoding pyridoxamine 5-phosphate oxidase has translation MNLPGSNGEHFLQDKFNTRERALAFYEQQVLDHLNPKMIEFISVQTMVFIGTADAKGECDCSIRTGGQGFVRVLDKKTLLYPEYPGNGVHASMGNIHENPHVGMVFVDFFKTTRGLHVNGKAEIKSRKEVEKLLETFLQSVTENDEGKGKIPKRWVMVNVEEAYIHCSKNIPLLKPEEKTKRDTDRDSIKDGDFFQE, from the coding sequence ATGAATCTACCCGGGTCAAACGGAGAACATTTTCTTCAAGACAAGTTCAATACCCGTGAACGGGCTTTGGCGTTTTATGAGCAGCAGGTTCTGGATCACCTCAACCCGAAGATGATCGAGTTCATTTCAGTGCAGACCATGGTATTCATTGGCACTGCGGATGCCAAAGGGGAATGCGATTGCTCCATTCGTACTGGGGGACAAGGCTTTGTCCGGGTACTGGATAAAAAGACCCTTTTGTATCCTGAATACCCGGGTAATGGGGTTCATGCCAGCATGGGAAATATCCATGAGAATCCACACGTGGGAATGGTTTTCGTCGATTTTTTTAAAACCACCCGGGGCCTCCATGTGAACGGCAAGGCTGAGATCAAAAGCCGGAAAGAAGTAGAAAAACTGCTTGAAACCTTTTTACAGAGTGTTACGGAAAATGACGAGGGGAAAGGGAAGATTCCGAAGCGTTGGGTTATGGTGAATGTGGAGGAAGCGTATATCCATTGCTCCAAAAATATCCCCTTGTTAAAGCCAGAGGAAAAAACGAAAAGGGATACTGACCGGGATTCCATCAAGGACGGTGATTTTTTTCAGGAATGA